A window of Armatimonadota bacterium contains these coding sequences:
- a CDS encoding UDP-3-O-acyl-N-acetylglucosamine deacetylase, with protein MTRNAVQGGVPHRTIRRAVEISGVGIHSGRPARVRIHPSQRPGIVLVRGHVETRADLDAVTETSRRTVLAGVATVEHLMAAAFALGITALRVEVAGDEVPIADGSAKPFADALADAGIRDLPEVMPRLRVVCPVWVARGDALAAAFPADALRVTYVVALRDAGFQVWDGDITPQTFMHDLAPARTWGYADEADGLRAAGLATGADAHNTLILEGGGYRNAPRFSDEPVRHKVVDLIGDLALLAAGLEAHVVCLRGGHGLHLALARKIREAVGPPAS; from the coding sequence GTGACGCGCAACGCCGTGCAGGGCGGGGTTCCGCACAGGACCATCCGCCGGGCGGTGGAGATCTCTGGCGTTGGCATCCACAGCGGCCGGCCTGCGCGCGTACGGATCCATCCCTCGCAGCGGCCCGGCATCGTGCTGGTACGCGGCCACGTCGAGACGCGCGCGGATCTGGATGCTGTGACCGAGACCTCTCGTCGCACTGTGCTGGCCGGTGTGGCCACAGTGGAACACCTCATGGCCGCGGCGTTCGCGCTGGGCATCACCGCGCTGCGGGTCGAAGTCGCCGGCGACGAGGTCCCGATCGCCGACGGCAGCGCGAAGCCCTTCGCCGACGCCCTTGCCGACGCCGGTATCCGCGACCTCCCGGAGGTGATGCCGCGACTGCGTGTGGTCTGCCCCGTGTGGGTGGCCCGGGGTGACGCCCTGGCGGCGGCGTTCCCCGCGGACGCGTTGCGTGTCACGTACGTCGTCGCGCTGCGCGACGCGGGCTTCCAGGTGTGGGATGGGGACATCACACCCCAGACCTTCATGCACGACCTGGCACCTGCGCGGACATGGGGGTATGCGGACGAAGCCGACGGGCTGCGGGCGGCCGGACTGGCCACCGGGGCCGACGCACACAACACCTTGATCCTCGAGGGCGGCGGATACCGGAACGCGCCGCGTTTTTCCGACGAGCCGGTCCGCCACAAGGTCGTCGACCTGATCGGCGACCTCGCGCTGCTCGCCGCCGGGCTGGAGGCGCACGTCGTCTGTCTGCGCGGCGGGCACGGGCTCCATCTGGCGCTGGCCCGGAAGATCCGAGAGGCGGTCGGCCCCCCGGCGTCGTAA
- the fabZ gene encoding 3-hydroxyacyl-ACP dehydratase FabZ, with translation MELSIREILRYLPHRYPFLLVDRIVEMDVEAGRIVALKNVTINEEFFTGHLPGRPVMPGVLIIEALAQTAGILALHRLGQPGRVAYFAAVDGLRFRRPVLPGDQLRLEVTLDWIRGRLVRVQGRARVDGQLAAEGTLTFSLSNDEEEA, from the coding sequence ATGGAGCTGTCGATCCGTGAGATCCTTCGATATCTGCCGCACCGCTACCCGTTCCTGCTCGTCGACCGGATCGTCGAGATGGACGTCGAGGCGGGCCGGATCGTTGCCCTGAAGAACGTGACGATCAACGAGGAGTTCTTCACCGGCCACCTCCCCGGCAGGCCGGTCATGCCCGGGGTGCTTATCATCGAAGCGCTGGCGCAGACGGCCGGCATTCTGGCGCTGCACAGGCTGGGCCAGCCGGGTCGGGTCGCGTACTTCGCTGCTGTGGACGGTCTTCGGTTTCGCCGGCCGGTGCTCCCGGGCGACCAGCTGCGCCTGGAAGTCACGCTGGACTGGATCCGCGGGCGGCTCGTGAGGGTCCAGGGGCGCGCGCGGGTGGACGGCCAGCTGGCGGCCGAAGGGACGCTGACCTTCTCCTTGAGCAACGACGAGGAAGAAGCTTGA
- the lpxA gene encoding acyl-ACP--UDP-N-acetylglucosamine O-acyltransferase, translating into MVDDERVHPTALVDPRARVHPSVRIGPYAVIGPDVEIGEDTVVGPHVVVERYVRIGRRNRICTGAVIGCEPQDKTFRGERSHVLIGDDNVVREYAQISRATGEGAATVVGDRNYIMSTVHVAHNCRLGSDIVIVTGTGLAGHVQVGDGAQVGGITGVHQHVRIGRLAMVGGKTALTQDLPPFLLASGVPARVRGLNRIGLQRAGIAQEEIERLRGAFRILYRMGLTPRRAAERIAAEIGEEGLVGELLAFLRENETSRRGLTRFHREAR; encoded by the coding sequence GTGGTCGACGACGAGCGGGTGCATCCCACGGCGCTGGTGGATCCCCGCGCGCGTGTCCATCCCAGCGTGCGCATCGGTCCGTACGCGGTGATCGGCCCCGACGTGGAGATCGGCGAGGACACCGTCGTGGGCCCGCACGTCGTGGTCGAAAGGTACGTGCGGATCGGGCGGCGGAACCGCATCTGCACCGGCGCGGTGATTGGGTGCGAGCCGCAGGACAAGACCTTTCGCGGCGAGCGCAGCCACGTCCTGATCGGTGACGACAACGTGGTGCGCGAGTACGCACAGATCAGCCGTGCCACCGGAGAGGGCGCGGCGACGGTCGTCGGCGACCGCAACTACATCATGTCCACGGTGCACGTCGCCCACAACTGCCGGCTCGGGTCGGACATCGTGATTGTGACCGGCACCGGGCTGGCCGGACACGTACAGGTCGGTGACGGTGCCCAGGTCGGCGGGATCACCGGCGTGCACCAGCACGTGCGGATCGGGCGGCTTGCGATGGTGGGGGGCAAGACCGCGCTGACCCAAGACCTGCCCCCGTTCCTACTCGCCAGCGGGGTGCCGGCCCGCGTGCGGGGACTGAACCGCATCGGCCTCCAGCGGGCGGGCATCGCGCAAGAGGAGATCGAGCGCCTGCGCGGCGCGTTCCGCATCCTGTACCGGATGGGTCTGACCCCCCGCCGCGCCGCTGAGCGCATCGCAGCGGAGATCGGCGAGGAGGGCTTGGTTGGCGAACTCCTGGCGTTCTTGCGCGAAAACGAGACGTCGCGCCGCGGGCTGACGCGCTTCCACCGGGAAGCACGTTGA
- the lpxI gene encoding UDP-2,3-diacylglucosamine diphosphatase LpxI (LpxI, functionally equivalent to LpxH, replaces it in LPS biosynthesis in a minority of bacteria.) — MSGSLPLPDHGWTPTGLGGAEPVGLVAGAGALPRAIAEGIRRAGHRIVCVQVAGDPGPLIDVCDAHIPLAPGDAARAMAALRETGVRHLVLAGKVDKLAALGGALDDVARHILRQAPDRRDGTLWRLVAGLLEEEGFRILPQSHFAPEMIAPAGLIGGRDPSAAERDDLTLAFALARRVAELDIGQAVAVRDGVVLAVEAAEGTDEMIRRCAAFGGGAVVAKVSRPDQDPRFDLPAVGPDTVTAMRDARAVALGVEAGRTIIVDRAALARTAEAAGLAVIGLRS; from the coding sequence ATGTCTGGATCCCTGCCCCTCCCAGACCACGGGTGGACGCCTACCGGCCTCGGCGGTGCCGAGCCGGTGGGTCTGGTGGCCGGCGCCGGAGCGCTGCCGCGCGCGATCGCCGAGGGCATTCGCCGCGCCGGCCACAGGATCGTCTGCGTCCAGGTGGCCGGAGATCCCGGGCCGCTGATCGATGTGTGCGATGCGCACATCCCGCTCGCACCGGGCGACGCCGCGCGCGCGATGGCAGCCCTGCGGGAAACCGGGGTTCGGCACCTGGTGCTGGCCGGCAAGGTGGACAAGTTGGCCGCGCTGGGCGGGGCGCTGGACGACGTCGCGCGCCACATCCTCCGCCAGGCCCCGGACCGACGGGACGGTACCCTATGGCGTCTGGTGGCCGGGCTGCTGGAGGAGGAGGGCTTTCGGATCCTCCCGCAGAGCCACTTCGCCCCCGAGATGATCGCGCCGGCCGGTTTGATCGGTGGCCGGGATCCCTCTGCGGCCGAGCGAGACGACCTGACGCTGGCCTTCGCGTTGGCCCGGCGTGTGGCAGAGCTGGACATCGGGCAGGCGGTGGCGGTGCGCGACGGGGTGGTGCTGGCGGTCGAGGCCGCGGAAGGCACCGACGAGATGATCCGGCGCTGCGCGGCCTTCGGCGGCGGTGCGGTCGTGGCGAAGGTCAGCCGCCCCGATCAGGACCCGCGGTTTGACCTGCCGGCCGTCGGACCGGACACCGTCACCGCGATGCGGGACGCCCGTGCGGTGGCGCTGGGCGTGGAAGCCGGCCGGACGATCATCGTGGACCGCGCCGCGTTGGCCCGAACGGCGGAGGCGGCGGGGCTCGCGGTCATCGGGCTCCGATCCTGA
- the lpxB gene encoding lipid-A-disaccharide synthase, which yields MPGTGPAPTIFLLAGEVSGDVQAAHLARAIGRLAPHARLFGAGGPRMAEAGVEILEDTAQWGIVGYLEAYLRIPLFARRLRVILRRIVDSRPDVLVLVDFPGFNLRVAGRLSRRIPTVYHFPPMAHGRRGNRAAVLARLPVRVLAPFAFEFERYRAAGADVTFVGHPAVDLVHPGVPREEFCRQVGLDPLRPLVALLPGSRRQEVEALLPVMLRAAEVAAARLPGVQTSVALASERLEPHVLGALRSTRVDAPVVRGRTYDLLAASDAAVVASGTATLEAALLGVPMVIAYRVSRATEWIARRVATLPWIGMPNILAGRYIVPELLQEDCRADRVCEELVGLLTDRERAERMRRDMKEATRALGPPGALHRAAVEVLAAIHARR from the coding sequence GTGCCAGGCACGGGCCCAGCTCCAACCATCTTCTTGCTGGCCGGCGAGGTCTCCGGCGACGTGCAGGCCGCGCATCTGGCGCGGGCCATCGGCAGGCTCGCCCCACACGCGCGCCTGTTCGGTGCGGGGGGACCGCGCATGGCCGAGGCGGGTGTCGAGATCCTCGAGGACACTGCCCAGTGGGGTATCGTCGGGTATCTCGAGGCGTACCTACGCATCCCCCTGTTCGCCCGCCGTCTGCGGGTCATCCTCCGCCGGATCGTGGACAGCCGGCCCGACGTCTTGGTGCTCGTGGACTTCCCGGGGTTCAACCTGCGGGTCGCCGGGCGCCTGAGCCGTCGCATCCCCACCGTGTACCACTTCCCGCCGATGGCCCACGGCCGACGCGGCAACCGCGCCGCCGTGCTGGCCCGCCTGCCGGTGCGCGTGCTGGCGCCGTTCGCGTTCGAGTTCGAGAGATACCGGGCGGCGGGGGCGGATGTTACGTTCGTGGGTCACCCTGCTGTGGATCTGGTGCACCCGGGAGTCCCCCGCGAAGAGTTCTGCCGGCAGGTCGGGTTGGACCCCCTCCGGCCGCTCGTGGCGCTGTTGCCGGGCAGCCGCCGCCAAGAGGTCGAGGCGCTGCTGCCGGTGATGCTGCGGGCCGCGGAGGTTGCGGCGGCGCGCCTGCCCGGCGTGCAGACCTCGGTTGCGCTGGCATCGGAGCGGCTGGAGCCCCACGTCTTGGGGGCGCTGCGGTCAACGCGGGTGGACGCACCGGTGGTCAGGGGTCGCACCTACGACCTGTTGGCCGCCTCCGATGCGGCCGTCGTGGCCTCCGGCACGGCCACGCTGGAGGCGGCGCTGCTGGGCGTACCGATGGTCATCGCCTACCGCGTGTCCCGCGCGACGGAGTGGATTGCCCGTCGGGTGGCGACGCTGCCGTGGATCGGGATGCCCAACATCCTAGCGGGTCGGTACATCGTCCCCGAGCTGCTGCAGGAAGACTGCCGCGCCGATCGCGTCTGCGAGGAACTCGTCGGCTTGCTTACCGACCGCGAACGCGCCGAGCGAATGCGCCGTGATATGAAGGAGGCGACGCGTGCCCTCGGCCCGCCGGGAGCCCTGCATCGGGCGGCCGTCGAGGTCCTGGCCGCGATCCACGCTCGGCGATGA
- the lptC gene encoding LPS export ABC transporter periplasmic protein LptC, with protein sequence MRAHCVLLTVALVFLTAAACAGPGAPAQTPPPPAAASPTPVPFLEMSGSRLVGTDAQGRKVWELQAEGVVVDDAQQNVTLQRLSGYFFAEDGLAVRFEAARASYSVPDRVIRLEGAVRTVAADDRWFAADRVIYVAADNRVVASGNVRFRYGTMTVQGSELRADVALRRARLTGAVRATVREGERP encoded by the coding sequence ATGCGCGCGCACTGCGTCCTGCTGACCGTGGCGCTGGTCTTCCTGACGGCTGCGGCGTGCGCGGGCCCCGGTGCGCCGGCGCAGACGCCCCCGCCGCCGGCTGCCGCGTCCCCGACACCGGTACCCTTCCTCGAAATGAGCGGGAGTCGGCTGGTCGGCACGGACGCGCAGGGGCGAAAGGTGTGGGAGCTGCAGGCCGAAGGCGTGGTCGTAGACGACGCGCAGCAGAACGTGACGCTCCAGCGTCTGAGCGGGTACTTCTTCGCCGAGGACGGGCTGGCCGTGCGCTTCGAGGCCGCACGCGCCAGCTACAGCGTTCCCGACCGCGTCATCCGGCTGGAGGGCGCGGTGCGTACGGTCGCGGCGGACGACCGCTGGTTCGCAGCCGACCGTGTGATCTACGTAGCTGCGGACAACCGGGTCGTGGCCAGCGGCAACGTCCGGTTCCGGTACGGTACCATGACGGTCCAAGGCAGCGAGTTGCGCGCGGACGTCGCGCTGCGCCGCGCACGGTTGACGGGTGCGGTGCGCGCCACGGTGCGCGAGGGAGAACGACCGTGA
- the lptB gene encoding LPS export ABC transporter ATP-binding protein, whose product MRPPVAPAAGEVAPTLRAEGLVKRYGSRTVVNGVNLELRPGEVMGLLGPNGAGKTTSFYIIVGLVRPNAGEVYLGGRRITHLPVHLRARAGINYLAQEPSVFRKLTAGENIELILEQQGMPRARRRERTDELLAEFHVLHLRDQPAYTLSGGERRRVEIARALANRPRFLLLDEPFTGVDPKAIQDIQDVIAYLRGQGIGIMISDHNVRETLAITDRAAIIYEGQILFEGTSEELARSEEARRFYLGDRFRM is encoded by the coding sequence ATGCGACCGCCGGTGGCCCCAGCGGCCGGCGAGGTCGCCCCGACGCTGCGCGCCGAGGGGTTGGTCAAGCGCTACGGGTCCCGCACGGTCGTCAACGGTGTGAACCTGGAACTCCGCCCGGGCGAAGTGATGGGTTTGCTGGGGCCGAACGGCGCGGGCAAGACCACTTCGTTCTACATTATCGTCGGCCTGGTGAGGCCCAACGCGGGAGAGGTCTACCTGGGCGGTCGACGGATTACGCACCTGCCGGTCCACCTCCGCGCGCGCGCGGGCATCAACTATTTGGCGCAGGAACCGTCGGTGTTCCGAAAGCTCACGGCGGGGGAGAACATCGAACTGATCCTCGAACAGCAGGGGATGCCGAGGGCGCGCCGGAGGGAGAGGACGGACGAGTTGCTCGCGGAGTTCCACGTGCTGCACCTGCGCGACCAGCCCGCCTATACCCTCTCCGGGGGAGAGCGCCGGCGGGTGGAGATCGCGCGCGCGCTGGCCAACCGGCCGCGCTTTCTGCTGCTCGACGAGCCATTCACCGGCGTGGATCCGAAGGCGATCCAGGACATCCAGGACGTGATCGCCTACCTGCGCGGCCAGGGGATCGGGATCATGATCTCCGACCACAACGTGCGCGAGACTCTGGCGATCACCGACCGTGCAGCGATCATCTACGAGGGGCAGATCCTCTTCGAGGGCACCTCGGAGGAGCTGGCGCGCAGCGAGGAAGCCCGACGCTTCTACCTGGGCGATCGCTTCCGGATGTGA
- a CDS encoding LptF/LptG family permease has product MAGSPLTSAERGVASRARDAGRIWPGATLLDRYVAGELIGALAFGVAVFGLLLVANQFFYLARVVIEYNFPSSQLLPLMVYKLPVLLSFSLPMAMLLATILSFGRLSEGREIEAMQTSGIGLHRIALPAVVLAAAVSVAAFAVNETIVPASEIRYREAWGRFAGQPVNWGQRWNVLFRDRAADGSEVVVTAQVLDLEEGTLRNVVVQQHVSERLSRIIEAEHARWDRDGWVFERGRLIVVQDGAVMSDFQTMRLRLERSPREVAPPIRTPAEMSTAEIRREIARRERDGQPTRGLHVDLHGKLALPAASVAFVVLGIPLALLPHRAGRRGIGFGLTVVALLGYYALMTGSTVMGQAGQLPSIVAAWLPNAVTAGVGVWLIRRRR; this is encoded by the coding sequence ATGGCCGGGTCTCCGCTGACTTCCGCCGAACGCGGTGTGGCGTCGCGCGCCCGGGACGCCGGCCGCATATGGCCCGGTGCGACCCTGCTCGACCGGTACGTGGCGGGTGAACTCATCGGGGCGCTCGCCTTCGGCGTGGCGGTGTTCGGGTTGTTGCTGGTCGCCAATCAGTTCTTCTACCTGGCGCGCGTCGTCATCGAATACAACTTCCCGAGCTCCCAGCTGCTGCCGTTGATGGTGTACAAGTTGCCCGTGTTGCTCTCGTTCAGCCTGCCGATGGCGATGCTGCTGGCGACGATCCTGTCGTTCGGCCGGCTGTCGGAGGGCCGCGAGATCGAGGCGATGCAGACCAGCGGCATCGGGTTGCACCGCATCGCACTCCCGGCCGTCGTCCTGGCCGCGGCGGTGTCGGTCGCGGCCTTCGCGGTGAACGAGACGATCGTCCCGGCGTCGGAGATCCGCTACCGAGAGGCGTGGGGGCGCTTCGCCGGCCAGCCCGTGAACTGGGGGCAGCGGTGGAACGTCCTGTTCCGCGACCGGGCCGCGGACGGCAGTGAGGTGGTCGTCACCGCGCAGGTCCTCGACCTCGAGGAGGGAACGCTGCGCAACGTGGTCGTCCAGCAGCACGTCTCCGAGCGGCTCAGCCGGATCATCGAGGCCGAGCACGCTCGGTGGGACCGCGACGGCTGGGTCTTCGAACGGGGCCGGTTGATCGTGGTGCAGGACGGGGCGGTCATGAGCGACTTCCAGACGATGCGGTTGCGCCTGGAACGCAGCCCGCGCGAGGTCGCCCCGCCGATCCGGACGCCGGCGGAGATGAGTACGGCCGAGATCCGCCGCGAGATCGCTCGCCGGGAACGGGACGGCCAGCCCACACGGGGGCTGCACGTGGACCTGCACGGCAAGTTAGCGCTGCCCGCAGCGTCGGTGGCGTTCGTCGTGCTGGGGATTCCGCTCGCGCTGCTCCCTCACCGTGCGGGCCGGCGTGGCATCGGCTTTGGGCTCACCGTCGTGGCGCTGCTCGGCTATTATGCTCTGATGACCGGAAGCACAGTCATGGGGCAGGCGGGCCAGCTGCCTTCGATCGTGGCCGCCTGGCTCCCCAACGCCGTCACCGCAGGGGTCGGCGTCTGGCTGATCCGCCGGCGGCGATGA
- a CDS encoding glycosyltransferase family 39 protein, with protein MARTEGNALAREGTNAAAAHERLWAAALTVLVGLLFFYDLGAAALWDQDESKYTGVAQAMLRTGDWLTLHWNGEPWFVHPPLYMWLVAATGALVGFSEFVARFWSAFFAAAGVGLTAVLGRAMFSPRTGLLAGFVLATTLQWFAQARIAVFDSMLAFWILGVVYAFWLGYRGRRAAYLWAFVCAALGTMTKGPVAAVLPGLGLLVFLWRRGQLDRLREIPWGSGLTLYAVLGLGWYAASYALHGEPFARTVFGYYTVNRYVGVVEGQSGPLWYYVPVLLLGALPWAAFFPAAWAHHVRHRSDAASDLVVTWCVFVVVFFSLAGTKLPNYVLSVYPIAAIAIGRTWEVAITDDRPQALRSGWALLGVVFVLLIVGVAAYGLVLYPQEFRRVAPALVPTVGALLVGGATSAVLGLRGSQRAAIPVLGASVVAFLLLLIVRVAPEIERQRFHREVARAAAAAARAGEVRISLWTWNSLIYYGNMEWRYAWDVYEFRRLLCRVHPRQTAVVVMPLWAWEESIRPLAGRALVVERVVADHVILRKPYGRSARCGFEQAM; from the coding sequence GTGGCCCGGACGGAAGGCAACGCGCTCGCGCGGGAAGGCACGAACGCCGCGGCCGCCCACGAGCGCCTGTGGGCCGCAGCACTGACCGTGCTGGTCGGATTGCTATTCTTCTACGACCTGGGCGCGGCCGCGCTGTGGGACCAGGACGAGTCCAAGTACACCGGCGTCGCGCAGGCGATGCTCCGAACCGGCGACTGGCTCACGCTACACTGGAACGGCGAGCCGTGGTTCGTCCATCCTCCGCTGTACATGTGGCTGGTGGCAGCCACCGGCGCGCTGGTGGGCTTCAGCGAGTTCGTCGCGCGCTTCTGGTCGGCGTTCTTCGCCGCAGCCGGCGTCGGTCTGACGGCCGTGCTCGGGCGGGCGATGTTCTCACCTCGGACGGGTCTGCTCGCGGGGTTCGTGCTCGCCACGACGCTGCAGTGGTTCGCCCAAGCCCGCATCGCGGTCTTCGACTCCATGCTGGCGTTCTGGATCCTCGGCGTGGTCTACGCCTTCTGGCTGGGCTACCGGGGACGGCGGGCCGCCTACCTCTGGGCATTCGTCTGCGCGGCGCTGGGGACGATGACCAAGGGACCGGTCGCAGCCGTCCTGCCGGGGTTGGGCCTGTTGGTCTTCCTGTGGCGGCGCGGCCAGCTGGATCGGCTGCGCGAGATCCCGTGGGGCAGTGGGCTTACCCTGTACGCCGTGCTCGGCCTGGGGTGGTACGCCGCCAGCTACGCGCTCCACGGGGAGCCGTTCGCGCGGACGGTGTTCGGCTACTACACGGTGAACCGCTACGTCGGCGTGGTCGAGGGGCAGTCGGGTCCCCTCTGGTACTACGTGCCGGTGCTGCTGCTCGGTGCCCTTCCGTGGGCGGCATTCTTCCCCGCCGCGTGGGCACACCACGTCCGCCACCGATCCGATGCGGCGAGCGACCTGGTCGTCACGTGGTGCGTCTTCGTGGTGGTGTTCTTTTCGCTGGCGGGGACCAAACTCCCGAACTACGTCCTCAGCGTGTACCCGATCGCCGCGATCGCCATTGGCCGCACGTGGGAGGTCGCGATCACAGACGACCGCCCGCAGGCCCTGCGGTCCGGGTGGGCCCTGCTGGGCGTGGTGTTCGTCCTGCTGATCGTCGGGGTCGCCGCCTACGGGTTGGTGCTGTACCCGCAGGAGTTCCGCCGCGTCGCCCCCGCGTTGGTTCCGACGGTCGGCGCGCTGCTTGTAGGGGGCGCGACGTCGGCGGTGTTGGGACTGCGGGGCTCGCAGCGGGCGGCGATCCCCGTGCTGGGAGCGTCGGTGGTGGCGTTCTTGCTGCTGCTGATCGTGCGGGTCGCCCCCGAGATCGAGCGCCAGCGGTTCCATAGGGAGGTCGCCCGCGCGGCGGCCGCGGCGGCGCGGGCGGGCGAGGTGCGGATCAGCCTGTGGACGTGGAACAGCCTGATCTACTACGGGAACATGGAGTGGCGGTATGCCTGGGACGTATACGAGTTTCGCCGGCTGCTGTGCCGTGTCCATCCTCGTCAGACCGCGGTGGTCGTCATGCCGCTTTGGGCCTGGGAGGAATCCATCCGGCCCCTGGCCGGCCGAGCGCTCGTCGTCGAACGCGTCGTGGCCGACCACGTGATCCTGCGCAAGCCGTACGGACGCAGCGCGCGCTGCGGCTTCGAACAGGCCATGTGA
- a CDS encoding polyprenol monophosphomannose synthase produces the protein MTTGRTPKSEPLAVGPQLSTREGTAPTVSIIVPTYNEHDTLPELVARLQAAAGPGIEIVVVDDASPDGTAEVAEQLAREGVPVRVVRRPHKQGLATAVLAGVAASRGEILVVMDADLSHPPETVPALIATIGTGADIAVGSRYVPGGSVRDWPMRRRLMSRVAVWLARTILREPTRDPVSGFFAARRRCLAHRRLRGLGFKILVEVLAHARGARIVEVPYTFTDRRGGASKLGPAEVCNYLRLLWRLRKERGSL, from the coding sequence ATGACCACAGGCCGAACGCCGAAATCCGAACCGCTGGCCGTCGGCCCCCAGCTCTCGACCCGTGAAGGGACCGCGCCCACCGTCTCCATCATCGTTCCCACATACAACGAGCACGACACACTGCCCGAGCTGGTCGCTCGTCTGCAGGCGGCTGCCGGGCCGGGCATCGAGATCGTGGTCGTGGACGACGCCTCGCCGGATGGGACCGCAGAGGTCGCCGAGCAGCTGGCGCGCGAGGGTGTTCCGGTTCGGGTCGTGCGAAGGCCACACAAGCAAGGACTCGCGACAGCCGTCCTGGCGGGCGTCGCGGCGAGCCGGGGCGAGATCCTCGTCGTGATGGACGCAGACCTGTCACACCCTCCGGAGACCGTCCCGGCGCTGATCGCGACCATCGGGACCGGCGCCGACATCGCGGTCGGCTCGCGCTACGTCCCGGGCGGATCCGTGCGGGATTGGCCGATGCGGCGCCGGCTGATGAGCCGGGTTGCGGTGTGGCTGGCCAGGACGATCCTGCGGGAGCCCACGCGGGATCCGGTCTCCGGTTTCTTCGCCGCGCGCCGACGGTGCCTGGCACACAGGCGGCTGCGGGGGCTGGGTTTCAAGATCCTCGTGGAGGTCCTCGCGCATGCCAGGGGCGCGCGCATCGTCGAGGTGCCGTACACGTTCACCGATCGGCGGGGCGGGGCGAGCAAGCTGGGACCGGCAGAGGTGTGCAACTACCTTCGGCTGCTGTGGCGCCTGAGGAAGGAGCGGGGATCCCTTTGA
- a CDS encoding DUF3084 domain-containing protein, producing MDIGFILVPILLVVSGLIAFVGNLVGRRAGKQRLSLFGLRPRTTAQIVTVLAGILINVVTVGAVLAFSRDARIALFELRETLDALERRADALRREIRALEQGDIAVLRGQEVARGIVDGRAPLSTIRNVFFRVRQEAVEFASSQGAGPDGAGNVILPDPPGQTWEAWERIIGQRNREVVVRLVSTKNVLAGTPVPVEVILVNNELVYPRGRTIAEGTVRRGSREDIQHALLELAATAVRAAEGKILSAPRQRVGGPPFFVLDLDSGRRVTDQIAAGPARQHRVRVIALADTYTNGPLILGFEAP from the coding sequence ATGGACATCGGCTTCATACTCGTCCCCATCCTGCTGGTCGTCAGCGGCCTGATCGCGTTCGTCGGAAACCTCGTCGGCCGCCGCGCGGGCAAGCAGCGACTCAGCCTGTTCGGCCTGCGGCCGCGGACCACCGCGCAGATCGTGACCGTACTGGCGGGGATCCTGATCAACGTCGTCACCGTAGGCGCCGTGCTCGCGTTCTCGCGCGACGCACGCATCGCGCTGTTCGAGCTGCGGGAAACGCTCGATGCCCTCGAGCGCCGTGCGGACGCCCTGCGGCGCGAGATCCGCGCGCTCGAGCAGGGTGACATCGCGGTGCTGCGTGGCCAAGAAGTCGCCCGCGGCATCGTGGACGGACGGGCTCCGCTGTCGACGATACGCAACGTCTTCTTCCGGGTGCGCCAGGAAGCGGTCGAGTTCGCCTCCAGCCAGGGTGCCGGGCCGGACGGCGCGGGCAACGTCATCCTGCCGGATCCGCCCGGGCAGACATGGGAAGCGTGGGAGCGGATCATCGGCCAGCGCAACCGTGAGGTCGTGGTGCGCCTGGTCAGTACGAAGAACGTCCTCGCCGGCACGCCGGTCCCGGTCGAGGTGATCCTGGTGAACAACGAGCTTGTCTATCCGCGCGGGAGGACGATCGCAGAGGGAACGGTGCGCCGCGGCTCACGGGAGGACATCCAGCACGCCCTGCTGGAACTTGCCGCGACCGCTGTTCGTGCCGCGGAGGGCAAGATCCTCTCCGCCCCGCGGCAGCGGGTCGGCGGACCGCCGTTCTTCGTGCTCGACCTCGACTCCGGCCGCCGGGTCACCGATCAGATCGCCGCCGGCCCCGCGCGCCAACACCGGGTGCGCGTCATCGCGCTGGCCGATACCTACACGAACGGGCCGCTGATCCTGGGGTTCGAGGCGCCGTGA